In the Ipomoea triloba cultivar NCNSP0323 chromosome 6, ASM357664v1 genome, one interval contains:
- the LOC116023030 gene encoding chaperone protein dnaJ 11, chloroplastic, protein MLHTLNLSASVSPGAVRSNRKLQFAAAKLRRPAISSAMAQAAPAVEMRGAGSLYEVLRVKQNASPREIKTAYRTLAKIYHPDAAARFEESSSDGHLFMEIQNAYATLSDPESRAVYDLKLRVGSRRRNGLSGYSSRRWESDQCW, encoded by the coding sequence ATGCTCCATACGCTAAACCTTTCTGCATCTGTTTCCCCCGGAGCCGTTAGATCAAACCGGAAATTGCAATTCGCGGCAGCGAAGCTACGGAGACCGGCGATTTCCTCGGCGATGGCCCAGGCGGCACCGGCGGTGGAGATGAGAGGGGCGGGGAGCCTCTACGAGGTTCTGAGAGTGAAGCAGAACGCGTCGCCGAGGGAGATCAAGACGGCGTATCGAACGTTAGCGAAGATTTATCACCCCGACGCCGCCGCTCGCTTCGAGGAGTCGTCGTCGGACGGCCATCTTTTCATGGAGATACAAAACGCGTACGCCACGCTCTCCGATCCGGAGTCGCGTGCGGTGTACGACCTGAAGTTGAGAGTGGGAAGCCGGAGGCGGAACGGGTTGAGCGGTTATAGCAGCCGGAGATGGGAGAGCGATCAGTGTTGGTAG